A portion of the Chondrinema litorale genome contains these proteins:
- a CDS encoding SusD/RagB family nutrient-binding outer membrane lipoprotein: MKNIKIYILSFLILFVSFACDETLDINEDPLAATSADPNAVLPFVIVQYSARKTTELGTRTMDVPQHLSSCFNSPASGPTTSFLTGNTWGMYYTQVLGNLELVEADAREAGETSNNVTAIAVILKALAYYELACIWEDIPFSQAINGSEFQTPEFDTQENVFNGVVAMLDDAMSLIDAIPAEGVFSVSTGDMIYEGDMSLWRKFANSLKIRVLMLIRNQDTSVDSQLVAALSQPYISSNAEVAMLEYNGQSGQENAWFQLVTAFFGPDNESTGTHVPGEIFYNILKDNADPRYDLFIYDPDDVGPAPQGEGAGSFGAYAALTNNVIRGDLPDIWFLPAEITFYRAELALKGVTSDDAQEMYEMGVSQILEFWGGVVPGAVMTLSATEITDYIATLPDLSSLSNDDALTAIYEQQYLETFLRPIVAWNHIRRTKTPLVPPPPGAAISTHLKRFTYPPDEIGANPNTPIDKDTDIAVWFEN; the protein is encoded by the coding sequence ATGAAGAATATTAAAATATATATTTTAAGTTTTCTGATACTATTTGTTTCCTTCGCTTGCGATGAGACCTTAGATATCAACGAAGACCCATTGGCTGCTACCTCAGCAGACCCGAATGCTGTACTACCTTTTGTTATTGTTCAATATTCAGCTCGTAAAACAACTGAGTTAGGGACTAGAACAATGGATGTACCTCAGCATTTATCTTCTTGTTTTAACTCTCCTGCTTCTGGTCCAACAACAAGTTTCCTTACAGGTAATACTTGGGGAATGTACTATACTCAAGTTTTAGGTAACTTAGAGTTAGTAGAAGCTGATGCAAGAGAAGCTGGAGAAACTAGTAATAATGTTACTGCAATTGCTGTAATCTTAAAAGCTTTAGCATATTATGAGCTAGCTTGTATTTGGGAAGATATTCCATTTTCTCAAGCGATTAATGGTTCCGAATTTCAAACACCTGAATTTGATACTCAAGAGAATGTGTTTAATGGAGTAGTTGCCATGTTAGATGATGCAATGTCTCTCATTGATGCAATTCCTGCTGAAGGTGTATTTTCAGTATCTACCGGTGATATGATCTACGAAGGTGATATGAGCCTTTGGAGAAAGTTTGCTAACTCTTTAAAAATTAGAGTGTTGATGTTGATTAGAAACCAAGATACTTCTGTTGATAGTCAATTAGTTGCAGCTTTAAGTCAGCCATATATTTCTTCTAATGCAGAAGTTGCAATGCTTGAATACAATGGCCAATCAGGTCAGGAAAATGCTTGGTTCCAGTTAGTAACGGCTTTCTTTGGTCCAGATAACGAGTCTACTGGTACACACGTTCCAGGTGAGATTTTTTACAACATATTGAAAGATAATGCTGATCCAAGATACGATTTGTTTATCTACGATCCTGATGATGTTGGACCTGCACCTCAAGGTGAAGGAGCTGGTTCATTTGGAGCCTATGCAGCACTTACAAATAATGTAATTAGAGGTGATTTACCAGATATCTGGTTTTTACCAGCAGAAATTACTTTCTACAGAGCAGAGCTTGCTTTAAAGGGTGTTACTAGTGATGATGCTCAAGAAATGTATGAGATGGGAGTTAGCCAAATTTTAGAATTCTGGGGTGGAGTTGTTCCTGGAGCTGTAATGACGCTTTCTGCAACTGAAATCACAGATTACATTGCAACTTTACCAGATCTAAGCTCATTAAGTAATGATGATGCTTTAACTGCTATTTATGAGCAACAATATCTTGAAACATTCTTAAGACCAATTGTAGCATGGAACCATATTAGAAGAACAAAAACTCCACTTGTTCCACCACCTCCGGGAGCTGCTATTAGTACACACCTTAAAAGGTTTACTTATCCGCCAGATGAGATTGGGGCAAACCCTAATACACCTATAGACAAGGATACAGATATAGCAGTATGGTTCGAAAACTAA
- a CDS encoding ABC transporter permease, translated as MIKNYLKIAVRNLQRQKVFSFINITGMSIGMACCILIFLFINDELSYDNFHSKKERIHRIIYNTSNGLTLARAPITLQPVLTEYYPEIETAARVFIRNASVIIGDVKKAENNEDKVFEETQVMFTDPSIKDIFTFEPVSGDIDSWLEKPFTVVLDEETAIKYFGDENPVGKTIYLRGDKAFTVAGVVKDFPENSHFHFNILIPFENMYDLESDDIAQRIEDNLTRNWIISHTSTYVLLKEGQMLESVNKHMENMVNEYAPERMHLGQVFSLQPLKDIHLHSSEIGLNPESQGDIQYIYVFGAIAIITLLIASFNFINLSTAQSIRRAKEVGMRKVMGAKAKHLFAQFLGESVVVCFFGFVLSLGLVNLVLPQMNDLTGKVLTIADILNPFNLFIFIGIFLVTGILGGSYPAFFISKLNMITTLKGKVSTKPGQKINFRQLLVIVQFAASIILITGALLIFKQLNFLLNRPLGFKTEKMLTIPLFSQSINTVFGGVNGEMRQRLNTFEDELLKLPDVNGVTLSSDLPGISIVSRMVDFEGKEGEDPVFSPILSVDYDFVKTYNLELASGRDFNIETGTDHTNAMIINEQTVKEFNFGSNEEAIGKEINIEGKDGTVIGVIKDFHYINLRSPIGTIILHIGVPQFSQLTISLNSDNLPESVASIETKWKAFFPEKTFEFNFLDESILNNYQVERRLGNIIAAFAILAIFVSCLGSYGLIMHNAKQREKEIGVRKVLGANFRQLVVLLFKDFTILYGLSFLIAFPVIYYFSEEWLSDFNYRIGLPLDVFLIGGFLTLSIVWLSISFQSIKTALLSPVKCLRDE; from the coding sequence ATGATTAAAAATTACCTCAAAATAGCCGTTCGTAACCTCCAGCGTCAAAAAGTTTTTTCTTTTATCAATATCACCGGAATGAGCATAGGTATGGCCTGTTGTATATTGATTTTTTTGTTTATCAATGATGAGTTGAGTTACGATAATTTCCATAGTAAAAAAGAGAGAATACATCGGATTATCTATAACACTTCTAATGGGTTAACACTAGCCAGAGCACCCATTACACTTCAGCCTGTATTAACAGAATACTACCCAGAAATTGAAACTGCCGCCAGAGTTTTTATTCGTAATGCAAGTGTAATTATAGGTGATGTAAAAAAGGCTGAAAATAATGAAGACAAGGTATTTGAAGAAACGCAGGTAATGTTTACAGATCCATCAATTAAAGATATATTTACTTTTGAGCCTGTATCGGGTGATATAGATAGTTGGCTAGAAAAACCATTTACAGTGGTTTTAGATGAAGAAACAGCCATCAAATATTTTGGTGATGAAAATCCGGTAGGTAAAACGATCTATCTAAGAGGAGATAAGGCATTTACTGTAGCAGGTGTGGTAAAAGATTTTCCAGAGAATTCACATTTCCATTTCAATATACTTATTCCTTTTGAAAATATGTATGATCTGGAAAGTGACGATATCGCGCAGAGGATTGAAGACAACTTGACCAGAAACTGGATAATTTCTCATACAAGTACTTATGTTTTGCTAAAAGAGGGACAAATGTTGGAGTCTGTAAATAAGCATATGGAAAACATGGTAAATGAATATGCTCCAGAAAGAATGCACTTGGGCCAGGTATTTAGTTTGCAACCACTCAAAGATATTCATTTACATTCTTCAGAAATAGGCTTAAACCCAGAGTCTCAAGGTGACATACAATATATATATGTGTTTGGGGCTATCGCGATTATTACTTTGCTAATTGCATCATTCAATTTTATAAACTTGTCTACGGCTCAGTCTATAAGAAGAGCTAAAGAGGTTGGCATGCGTAAAGTAATGGGGGCAAAAGCGAAACATTTGTTTGCCCAGTTTCTTGGCGAATCTGTTGTAGTTTGTTTCTTTGGTTTTGTGCTCTCTCTAGGGCTAGTAAACTTAGTGTTGCCTCAAATGAATGATCTTACAGGCAAAGTACTGACGATTGCAGATATTCTCAACCCATTTAATTTATTCATTTTTATTGGTATTTTTCTAGTTACAGGAATTCTTGGTGGTAGCTATCCAGCTTTTTTTATTTCTAAATTAAACATGATTACCACCTTAAAAGGGAAAGTCTCCACTAAACCTGGGCAGAAAATTAATTTTAGACAGCTGTTGGTAATTGTACAGTTTGCTGCCTCAATTATTCTAATTACTGGTGCACTACTCATCTTTAAACAGTTAAACTTTTTGCTTAACAGACCACTTGGTTTTAAAACAGAGAAAATGCTAACTATTCCGCTTTTCTCTCAAAGTATTAATACAGTGTTTGGTGGTGTAAATGGTGAAATGAGACAGCGACTCAACACTTTTGAAGATGAACTTTTAAAGTTGCCAGATGTAAACGGTGTCACTTTATCTTCCGATTTACCTGGAATTAGTATTGTTTCAAGAATGGTTGATTTTGAGGGAAAAGAAGGCGAAGATCCTGTGTTTTCACCCATACTCTCTGTGGATTATGATTTTGTTAAAACTTATAATTTAGAGCTTGCTTCAGGTAGAGATTTTAACATCGAAACAGGGACAGATCATACCAATGCAATGATAATTAATGAACAAACTGTAAAAGAATTTAACTTCGGAAGTAATGAAGAAGCAATAGGAAAAGAAATAAATATCGAAGGTAAAGATGGTACTGTAATCGGTGTTATTAAAGACTTTCACTATATCAATCTTCGCTCACCAATAGGTACAATAATATTACACATTGGTGTGCCTCAATTTTCTCAACTTACAATAAGTCTTAACTCTGATAATCTGCCAGAGTCTGTAGCCAGCATTGAAACCAAATGGAAAGCATTTTTTCCTGAAAAGACTTTTGAGTTTAATTTTTTAGATGAAAGCATTCTGAATAATTATCAGGTAGAACGTAGGCTAGGAAATATTATAGCCGCTTTTGCCATATTAGCCATTTTTGTTTCTTGCTTGGGTTCTTATGGACTTATTATGCATAATGCAAAACAAAGAGAAAAGGAAATAGGAGTAAGAAAAGTATTAGGCGCCAACTTTAGGCAGTTGGTAGTTTTACTCTTTAAAGACTTTACAATTTTATATGGATTGAGCTTTTTAATAGCTTTTCCAGTGATTTATTACTTTTCTGAAGAGTGGCTGAGTGATTTTAATTATAGAATAGGTTTGCCCTTAGATGTTTTTCTAATTGGTGGTTTTTTAACACTCTCAATTGTTTGGCTATCCATTAGTTTCCAGTCAATAAAAACTGCTTTACTCAGTCCAGTTAAGTGTCTGAGGGATGAATAA
- a CDS encoding OmpH family outer membrane protein: MKNLGTILGAIAIVALIPLYIGQFSGKSDKSDSSSSKTGSVTEAGKIAYVNFDTLVQNYKLYEELNQQFMVKRDKAAKQLETRGQSLERELVSFQRRAQANLLSQNEFNTLQRDLANKQQQYQDYQQTVSTGLLEEERDLNQKLYNNILEYLKKYNADNKFDIIFNYREGESIWLAQDALNITQVILDGLNSEYDTTKTEGDSETEESK; encoded by the coding sequence GTGAAAAATCTAGGAACAATACTTGGAGCGATAGCCATCGTAGCGTTAATTCCCCTTTACATTGGGCAGTTTTCTGGAAAATCAGATAAAAGTGATTCTTCCTCAAGCAAAACAGGATCGGTAACAGAAGCTGGAAAAATAGCTTATGTAAACTTCGATACGCTTGTGCAAAATTATAAACTGTACGAAGAGCTTAATCAGCAGTTTATGGTCAAAAGGGATAAAGCTGCAAAACAACTTGAAACAAGAGGTCAATCTTTAGAAAGAGAATTAGTAAGCTTTCAAAGAAGAGCTCAGGCTAACTTATTATCTCAAAATGAATTTAACACTTTGCAAAGAGATTTAGCTAATAAGCAACAGCAGTATCAGGATTACCAACAAACTGTTTCTACTGGTTTATTAGAAGAAGAAAGAGACTTGAACCAGAAGTTATACAACAATATTTTAGAATATTTGAAAAAGTATAACGCTGACAATAAATTTGATATCATCTTCAATTATCGTGAAGGAGAAAGCATTTGGTTAGCTCAGGATGCATTAAACATCACACAAGTTATTTTAGATGGTCTTAATTCAGAATATGACACAACTAAAACTGAAGGAGACTCAGAAACTGAAGAATCAAAATAA
- a CDS encoding M14 family zinc carboxypeptidase, whose product MLRKFPILIFIIITHAIYAQPALDLSYYLPQDIQYNPDIPTPKSIIGHEVGEWHVTHDRLVYYMKALAESSDRVTIEETGRTYEGRPQLLLTITTPENQKNIEEIRQKHLLLSDKDKASGVDIENMPVVIWMGYSIHGNEPSGANASLAVAYYLAAAQGEEIESALSNSVILFDPSYNPDGLNRFATWVNMHKGKTEVSDENTRELNEVWPGGRTNHYWFDLNRDWLYVQHPESRNRVKKFQEWMPNILTDHHEMGSNSTFFFQPGALSRVNPNTPLKNFELTKKIGQYHVEALDGIQSLYFSEENYDDFYYGKGSTYPDVQGSIGILFEQASSRGHAHDSDNGVLRFPFTIRNHVTTALSTFKAGIEMRKELLEFQQNFYAKAVERADADPVKAIVYGSSDDAAKNYHFTKILLQHKVDIYEVNEDFQANGKTFEKGSSYLIPLNQSQYSLIKGVFSTQTKFADSLFYDISAWTLPYTFNLPYAELGKGIASSVSLGDKVTDIAFKEGEVIGGTSTYAYAFDWDGYYAPRTLYKLLEKGIKAQVTTNPFSAKSGEKQHAFTYGSILIPLGIQDLSADEIYTLISKVSKEDGVDFYAINSGYASTGSDLGSRNFLKVEKPRTMLMVGDGVRSYEAGEVWHLMDERFEMPISLVETADVNRIDLSTYNKIVMVSGSYSSLSSSGIEKLKSWVRAGNTLILIKGAVSWANNNGLVNLEFVKGGNSDKYNTRPYANYGNDRGAKVTGGAIFSAKLDITHPLGYGYRDEVIPIFRSGNMSIRKHENPYATPLIYTDAPLLSGYVHPDNYERIKGSAGILIDNLGRGKVISMVDNPNFRAFWYGTNKLFFNALYFGNIISSGTAR is encoded by the coding sequence ATGTTGAGAAAGTTCCCTATTTTAATATTCATTATCATAACTCACGCTATTTATGCGCAACCAGCATTAGATTTAAGCTATTATTTACCTCAAGATATCCAATATAACCCAGATATTCCAACACCTAAATCTATTATTGGTCATGAAGTTGGCGAATGGCATGTTACACACGATCGGTTAGTATATTATATGAAAGCACTGGCTGAATCTTCTGACAGGGTTACAATTGAAGAAACTGGCCGAACTTATGAAGGCAGACCGCAATTATTATTGACTATTACCACACCAGAAAATCAAAAAAACATTGAAGAGATCAGACAAAAACATCTGCTCCTCTCGGATAAAGATAAGGCATCTGGAGTAGATATCGAAAATATGCCTGTAGTAATCTGGATGGGCTACAGTATTCATGGTAACGAACCAAGCGGCGCTAATGCCTCATTGGCAGTTGCTTATTATTTGGCAGCGGCTCAGGGAGAAGAGATTGAAAGTGCATTGAGTAATTCAGTAATTTTATTTGATCCCAGTTATAACCCAGATGGTTTAAACCGATTTGCAACTTGGGTAAATATGCACAAGGGAAAAACGGAGGTTTCAGACGAAAATACTAGAGAACTTAATGAAGTTTGGCCAGGTGGTAGAACCAATCACTATTGGTTCGATTTAAATCGTGATTGGTTATATGTTCAACATCCAGAATCTAGAAATAGAGTGAAGAAATTTCAGGAGTGGATGCCAAATATTCTTACCGATCACCACGAGATGGGCTCAAATTCAACCTTCTTTTTTCAGCCGGGGGCTTTATCGAGAGTAAACCCGAATACACCACTCAAAAATTTTGAACTTACCAAGAAAATTGGTCAGTATCATGTAGAAGCATTAGATGGTATTCAATCTTTGTATTTCTCAGAAGAGAATTACGATGATTTTTACTACGGAAAGGGGTCCACTTATCCTGATGTACAAGGCAGTATAGGTATTTTGTTTGAGCAGGCAAGCTCAAGAGGGCATGCACACGATTCTGATAATGGTGTATTGAGGTTTCCATTTACAATAAGAAACCATGTAACTACAGCTTTATCAACATTTAAAGCAGGTATCGAAATGAGAAAAGAGCTATTGGAGTTTCAGCAGAATTTTTATGCTAAAGCTGTTGAGCGAGCAGATGCTGATCCTGTAAAAGCGATTGTATATGGTTCTTCTGATGATGCAGCAAAGAATTATCACTTTACTAAAATATTGCTTCAACATAAAGTCGATATTTATGAAGTAAACGAAGATTTTCAGGCAAATGGAAAAACTTTTGAGAAGGGTAGCTCTTACTTAATTCCTCTCAATCAATCTCAATACTCACTTATTAAAGGTGTTTTTAGTACCCAAACTAAATTTGCTGATAGTTTATTCTACGATATTTCTGCTTGGACGCTGCCTTACACCTTTAACTTACCATATGCAGAATTAGGAAAAGGTATTGCAAGTTCTGTTTCGTTAGGAGATAAGGTAACAGATATAGCATTTAAAGAGGGCGAAGTAATAGGAGGCACATCTACTTATGCTTATGCATTCGATTGGGATGGATATTATGCACCAAGAACTTTGTATAAATTATTAGAAAAAGGAATAAAAGCACAAGTTACTACAAATCCTTTTTCTGCTAAATCGGGTGAAAAGCAGCACGCTTTCACTTATGGAAGTATCCTTATTCCACTTGGTATTCAAGATCTATCAGCAGATGAGATTTATACTTTAATAAGTAAAGTAAGCAAAGAAGATGGTGTTGACTTTTATGCTATAAATAGTGGCTATGCTTCAACAGGTTCTGATTTAGGCAGTAGAAACTTCTTAAAAGTAGAAAAGCCAAGAACCATGTTAATGGTAGGAGATGGTGTAAGAAGTTACGAAGCAGGCGAAGTTTGGCATTTAATGGACGAAAGGTTTGAAATGCCAATTTCATTAGTTGAAACCGCTGATGTTAATCGTATCGATCTTTCAACATACAACAAAATTGTAATGGTAAGTGGTAGCTATAGTAGCTTGTCTAGTTCAGGAATCGAAAAGCTAAAATCGTGGGTGAGAGCTGGTAATACTTTAATTCTGATAAAAGGTGCTGTTTCTTGGGCAAACAATAATGGTTTAGTGAATCTGGAATTTGTAAAAGGTGGTAACAGCGATAAATATAATACTAGACCTTATGCTAATTATGGAAACGATAGAGGGGCTAAAGTAACTGGCGGAGCTATTTTTAGTGCAAAACTCGATATTACTCATCCATTAGGTTATGGCTATAGAGATGAGGTAATTCCAATTTTCAGAAGTGGTAATATGTCAATCAGAAAACATGAGAATCCTTATGCTACACCATTAATTTATACTGATGCACCATTATTGAGTGGTTATGTACATCCGGATAATTATGAGAGAATTAAAGGTTCAGCTGGAATTTTGATTGATAACTTAGGTAGGGGAAAGGTAATTTCTATGGTAGACAACCCTAACTTTCGAGCATTTTGGTATGGTACCAACAAATTATTTTTTAATGCATTGTATTTTGGTAATATCATTTCAAGTGGAACAGCCAGATAG
- a CDS encoding IS982 family transposase, with protein sequence MEDFTIAIYCFLDDYLKIGRPKEGHMRKLTDAQIITTAIVAARFFGCNYVRARAYLREGHQFDFPDKSNFNRHLHRLAPTISSLFFALGQAIKELNTDSRYLIDSFPVAVCKNIRINNCRLLGDKAYRGKNMSKREYFYGFKVQVIATSDGIPVEYFICAGSYHDITAFKSMDIDLPPDSELFADSAYTDYETEDYYKELEHIHLLAVRKSNSKRPDHPAMAYLKDMMRKRIETTFSEILAWFPLKIHAVTAQGFILKIVLFIFAFTIHKSL encoded by the coding sequence ATGGAAGACTTCACCATCGCAATTTACTGTTTTCTTGACGATTATCTAAAAATCGGGCGCCCAAAAGAGGGACATATGCGCAAGCTGACAGATGCCCAGATCATCACCACTGCCATTGTGGCCGCCAGGTTTTTCGGTTGCAACTATGTAAGGGCACGGGCTTATCTAAGAGAGGGCCACCAGTTTGATTTTCCCGACAAATCCAATTTCAACCGCCATCTGCATCGGCTCGCGCCAACAATCTCAAGCTTGTTTTTTGCCCTCGGCCAGGCCATAAAAGAACTGAACACCGATAGCCGGTACCTCATCGATTCTTTCCCGGTCGCCGTTTGCAAAAACATCCGGATAAACAACTGCAGACTGCTCGGCGACAAGGCCTATAGAGGGAAGAACATGTCCAAAAGGGAGTACTTCTATGGCTTTAAGGTCCAGGTCATCGCCACTTCGGACGGCATCCCGGTCGAATACTTCATCTGTGCGGGCTCTTACCATGACATAACCGCGTTCAAGAGTATGGATATCGATTTGCCCCCTGACAGTGAGCTGTTCGCCGATAGTGCCTATACAGACTATGAGACAGAAGATTATTACAAAGAACTTGAGCACATCCACCTACTCGCGGTCCGAAAGTCAAATTCCAAAAGGCCAGACCATCCGGCCATGGCATACTTGAAGGACATGATGCGAAAAAGGATCGAGACCACTTTCTCTGAGATCTTGGCATGGTTCCCTTTGAAAATCCATGCCGTCACTGCCCAAGGGTTCATCCTTAAGATCGTGCTCTTCATTTTTGCCTTCACTATTCATAAATCTTTGTAA
- a CDS encoding BatA domain-containing protein produces MNFLLPSYLIGLSLIAVPVIIHFFNFQRAKKVYFTNVAFLSSVKDITNSRNKLKNLLVLLARVLFITFLVLAFARPFIPNKNAGDLNNSNYVSIYMDNSYSLQNEYNEKRLFDLGVSYVDQISSIFSSNTLFQLVDNSLEGNLSFFYEKDRLNEKLYELNFSNSGRNLDHILTRQLQAVDDNGAKSGNHIFWISDFQKSSIGDLSSLVPDSLNNFYLVPLQANRKTNIYIDSVWLDNPFIKQQENNQLYVKVINYGDEEVENRSIKLYIDDKQVSSTTLSLGAGESKELELTFAVSDAGEKNCKLELEDFPVSFDNEFYFILKVAPKIRIINVHDGRYSFVPNVYGNESFFEVINFDVNALDYNVLNSADLIVLENLHEIDNALLIALQRAINNGTSLAVFPDIDADITSFGSLVDLPITAVRPVKVDNAYQQTSLKVPENENPFFEGVFEKVSFNMSMPKAAAVMDWPNIGNNLLRYRNEKPFLSVIENRNSKVYLFSTALNPELTDFPRHALFVPVMYKIAISSKLKNNRLAYSFNENIASIELDSFAKNDIFKLKYEDFELIPSQRIVDNQLLINIPKNNIEAGNYLVEETNSQDLFGSIAFNYDKSESELDYYSSDELSELFKSYPNVQIFNSSEVDDFTKEFSTRNIAKPLWRYALLLALFFLLLEVLLIRFWKKT; encoded by the coding sequence ATGAATTTTCTTCTCCCTTCTTACTTAATCGGATTATCGCTAATTGCCGTACCGGTAATTATACATTTCTTTAATTTTCAAAGAGCTAAGAAAGTTTATTTTACCAATGTAGCTTTTTTGAGTTCTGTAAAAGACATTACTAACTCAAGAAATAAGTTGAAAAACTTGTTGGTATTATTAGCCAGAGTACTGTTTATCACATTTCTTGTTTTGGCTTTTGCTAGACCATTTATTCCTAATAAAAATGCTGGCGACCTCAACAATAGCAACTATGTGAGTATCTATATGGATAACTCTTATAGTTTGCAAAATGAATACAACGAAAAAAGACTTTTTGATTTGGGTGTTTCTTACGTAGATCAAATCTCTTCTATATTTTCAAGCAATACGCTTTTTCAATTAGTAGATAATAGTCTAGAAGGAAATCTCAGTTTTTTCTATGAAAAAGATCGGTTGAATGAAAAGCTTTATGAATTGAATTTTAGTAATTCAGGTAGAAATCTTGATCATATTTTAACTCGGCAACTACAAGCAGTAGATGATAATGGAGCAAAATCTGGAAACCATATTTTCTGGATATCTGATTTCCAAAAATCTTCAATTGGAGATTTAAGTTCTCTTGTGCCAGATTCATTAAATAACTTTTACTTAGTGCCTTTGCAGGCCAACAGAAAAACTAATATTTATATAGATTCTGTTTGGTTAGATAACCCATTCATCAAACAACAGGAAAATAACCAGCTTTATGTAAAAGTAATTAACTACGGAGATGAGGAAGTTGAAAATCGTTCTATTAAACTTTATATAGACGATAAACAGGTTTCAAGTACAACTTTGAGTTTGGGTGCAGGTGAGAGCAAAGAGCTTGAGCTTACTTTTGCAGTAAGTGATGCAGGTGAGAAAAACTGTAAACTTGAGTTAGAAGATTTTCCAGTATCTTTTGATAATGAGTTCTATTTTATTCTGAAGGTAGCACCAAAAATTAGGATAATAAATGTACATGATGGTAGATATTCTTTCGTGCCAAATGTGTATGGGAATGAGTCGTTTTTTGAGGTGATTAATTTTGATGTGAATGCCTTAGATTACAATGTTTTAAATTCGGCTGATTTAATTGTTCTGGAAAATTTACATGAAATAGATAATGCATTATTAATTGCATTGCAAAGAGCTATAAATAATGGAACATCGCTGGCAGTTTTTCCAGATATTGATGCAGATATAACTTCTTTCGGTTCTTTGGTAGATTTACCAATAACTGCTGTAAGACCGGTTAAAGTGGATAATGCTTACCAGCAAACAAGTTTGAAAGTACCTGAAAATGAAAATCCATTTTTTGAAGGTGTTTTTGAAAAGGTATCTTTTAACATGAGTATGCCAAAAGCTGCTGCAGTTATGGACTGGCCAAACATTGGTAATAACTTACTCAGATATAGAAATGAAAAGCCTTTCTTATCTGTAATTGAGAATCGAAATAGCAAAGTTTATTTGTTTTCAACAGCATTAAATCCTGAGCTAACAGATTTTCCAAGACATGCACTTTTTGTTCCTGTAATGTATAAAATTGCAATTTCGAGTAAGCTCAAAAACAATAGATTAGCATATTCATTTAATGAAAATATTGCTAGCATCGAACTGGATTCATTTGCTAAGAATGATATTTTTAAGCTGAAATACGAAGACTTTGAGTTAATCCCTTCACAAAGAATAGTTGATAATCAGCTTTTAATAAACATCCCTAAAAACAATATAGAAGCAGGGAATTATCTAGTGGAAGAAACCAATTCTCAAGATTTGTTTGGAAGTATAGCTTTTAACTACGATAAATCTGAGTCTGAATTAGATTATTATTCAAGTGACGAATTGAGTGAGTTATTCAAGTCTTATCCTAATGTTCAGATATTTAATTCTTCTGAAGTAGATGACTTTACTAAAGAATTTAGCACAAGAAATATAGCAAAACCACTTTGGAGATATGCTTTATTATTAGCGCTATTTTTCTTATTGTTAGAAGTATTATTGATCAGATTTTGGAAGAAAACGTAA